From the Oncorhynchus nerka isolate Pitt River linkage group LG20, Oner_Uvic_2.0, whole genome shotgun sequence genome, one window contains:
- the LOC115102521 gene encoding probable Bax inhibitor 1 — translation MNIFHHSIRFHALFKFSQISHSTQLHLKNVYSCLAVCMFVAAAGSYVHVVTRLFQGGLLSLLCSLGMMVWLSMTPHNSETEKNRLAILAGFAFFTGVGLGPAMDFVITINPSVIVTAFLGTSIIFICFTLSALYAKRRSYLYLGGTLMSGLSILFLVSVLNMFFGSAILFKAHMYMGLVIMCGFVLFDTQLIIEKAENGDKDYVWHCVDLFLDFVTIFRKLMILLAMNEKDKKKEKK, via the exons ATGAACATATTTCACCACAGCATCAGATTTCATGCTCTCTTCAAGTTCTCCCAAAT TTCCCACTCTACCCAGTTACACCTGAAGAATGTCTACTCCTGCTTGGCAGTGTGCATGTTCGTGGCTGCAGCAGGCTCCTATGTCCATGTTGTCACACGGCTCTTTCAG GGTGGTTTGCTGTCACTTCTGTGTTCCCTGGGCATGATGGTTTGGTTGTCCATGACGCCACACAACTCGGAGACAGAGAAGAATAGACTGGCTATCCTTGCAGGGTTTGCTTTCTTCACAG GTGTTGGTCTTGGACCGGCAATGGATTTTGTCATTACCATTAACCCAAG CGTCATTGTGACAGCCTTCCTCGGAACCTCCATCATCTTCATCTGCTTCACTCTCAGTGCTCTGTACGCCAAGCGTAGGAGCTACCTCTACCTGGGAG GGACTCTGATGTCTGGATTGTCCATCTTGTTCCTTGTGTCTGTGTTGAACATGTTCTTTGGATCAGCAATACTCTTCAAG GCTCACATGTACATGGGGCTGGTCATTATGTGTGGCTTTGTTCTGTTCGACACTCAGCTCATCATTGAGAAAGCCGAGAACGGAGACAAGGACTACGTCTG GCATTGCGTGGACCTGTTCCTCGACTTTGTGACCATTTTCAGAAAACTCATGATTCTTCTTGCCATGAATGAGAAG GACAAGAAGAAAGAAAAGAAGTAG
- the LOC115102520 gene encoding carboxy-terminal domain RNA polymerase II polypeptide A small phosphatase 2-like: protein MESSIITQVQKEDIQLSPKTGQVSRSSPKKPRSCNLFKALFCCLRGAQAAPKPLPPSQDALLEPQDNGDVVKLSSGPSLLPEMIPQDQGKICVVIDLDETLVHSSFKPISNADFIVPVEIEGTTHQVYVLKRPYVDEFLQRMGELFECILFTASLAKYADPVTDLLDQCGVFRARLFRESCVFHQGFYVKDLSLLGRELHKTLILDNSPASYIFHPENAVPVVSWFDDVEDSELLHLLPVFEDLSQAEDIYIRLGELRVP, encoded by the exons ATGGAAAGTTCTATCATCACTCAAGTGCAGAAAGAAGACATTCAATTGTCGCCGAAAACAG GCCAGGTGAGCAGGTCTTCTCCGAAGAAGCCTAGGAGTTGTAACCTCTTCAAAGCACTTTTCTGTTGCCTCAGAGGAGCACAGGCTGCCCCCAAACCACTGCCACCTTCCCAGGATGCATTGCTGGAGCCACAGGACAATGGGGACGTTGTCAAG CTCTCATCTGGACCCAGCCTGCTGCCGGAGATGATACCTCAGGACCAGGGGAAGATATGTGTGGTCATAGACCTGGATGAAACACTGGTGCATAGCTCATTCAAG CCTATTAGCAATGCAGACTTCATAGTGCCTGTGGAGATTGAGGGGACCACACACCAG GTATACGTGCTGAAGAGGCCGTATGTGGATGAGTTCCTACAGCGAATGGGAGAGCTGTTTGAGTGTATTCTGTTTACTGCCAGTCTTGCCAAG TATGCAGACCCAGTGACTGACCTGTTGGATCAGTGTGGGGTGTTCCGGGCACGGCTGTTCCGGGAGTCCTGTGTGTTCCATCAGGGTTTCTATGTCAAAGACCTCAGCCTACTGGGCAGAGAGCTCCATAAGACCCTCATCTTGGACAACTCTCCTGCTTCATACATCTTCCACCCTGAGAATGCT GTTCCTGTGGTGTCCTGGTTTGATGATGTGGAGGATTCGGAGCTGCTCCACCTGCTGCCGGTGTTTGAAGACCTGAGTCAGGCTGAAGACATCTACATCAGACTGGGGGAGCTAAGAGTGCCATGA